A region of Chitinophaga horti DNA encodes the following proteins:
- the creD gene encoding cell envelope integrity protein CreD — MEESWVKRYAYIIKAALILIMIVVLLVPLAMTEAMIRERSYRQEEAIREVSGKWGQAQTVTGPVLVVPYKKGNAVNYAYFLPEELNVDGDLVSENRQRGIYNIAVYNSNIKLNGRFKPLSTEGLSLGADTLSLNDAFLAVGITDLRGINKELKASWDGRDIKFIPGLPNSEVLSSGIHAKMSLQPDDSGHTFSLNLALRGSEQFSCSPLGANTKVSVRSNWRTPSFDGAVLPETHSIGKDSGFVAKWETLGIGRTFPQEWTGNNIKINSSDITVKLFPAIDTYQQSLRSVKYSVLIIGLTFLLFYFIELLQGRAVHPLQYMLIGLALCIFYTLLIAISEQLNFTIAYAIAATMTVGLITFYLSSVFKNTRTGLVIGGALGGLYAFLYVIIRSEDQALLMGSIGLFVTLAVVMFISRRIRWEKLSAPTISQ; from the coding sequence ATGGAAGAATCATGGGTTAAACGTTACGCTTATATCATCAAAGCCGCTCTCATACTGATCATGATCGTGGTATTACTGGTTCCCCTTGCCATGACGGAGGCTATGATCCGCGAGCGATCCTATCGCCAGGAGGAGGCGATTAGAGAAGTAAGCGGCAAGTGGGGACAGGCACAAACGGTAACCGGCCCTGTACTGGTGGTGCCTTACAAAAAGGGAAATGCAGTTAATTATGCCTACTTCCTCCCCGAGGAACTAAACGTCGACGGCGACCTCGTTTCGGAAAACAGGCAGCGGGGAATTTACAATATCGCGGTTTATAACTCCAATATCAAACTGAACGGCCGGTTTAAACCCTTGTCTACAGAAGGTTTAAGCCTCGGTGCAGATACATTGTCGCTCAACGACGCCTTCCTGGCCGTAGGCATCACCGACCTGCGGGGTATTAATAAGGAGTTGAAAGCCAGCTGGGACGGCCGCGACATCAAGTTTATACCTGGTTTGCCTAATTCAGAGGTATTGTCCAGCGGTATTCACGCAAAGATGTCATTGCAGCCTGACGATTCGGGCCACACCTTCAGCCTGAACCTTGCCCTGCGCGGCTCTGAGCAATTCAGCTGCTCGCCGTTAGGTGCAAATACGAAAGTATCGGTTCGCTCGAACTGGAGAACGCCCAGCTTCGACGGCGCCGTACTGCCTGAAACGCACAGCATCGGTAAAGACTCGGGCTTCGTGGCAAAATGGGAAACGCTCGGCATTGGCCGCACTTTCCCACAGGAATGGACGGGTAACAACATAAAAATCAATTCTTCCGACATCACTGTGAAACTCTTTCCTGCCATCGATACGTACCAGCAGTCACTCCGTTCGGTAAAATACTCCGTACTCATCATCGGTCTCACGTTCCTTTTGTTCTACTTCATCGAACTGTTGCAGGGCCGCGCAGTGCATCCGTTACAGTACATGCTCATCGGCCTGGCGTTGTGTATTTTCTATACCCTGCTGATCGCGATTTCCGAGCAGCTGAATTTCACCATCGCGTATGCTATCGCTGCGACTATGACGGTAGGGTTGATCACGTTTTACTTGTCAAGCGTATTTAAGAACACCCGCACCGGCCTGGTGATCGGTGGCGCATTGGGCGGTTTGTATGCCTTCCTGTACGTGATCATTCGTTCTGAAGATCAGGCGCTGTTAATGGGCAGCATCGGCTTGTTCGTTACACTCGCTGTCGTGATGTTCATCAGCCGCCGCATCCGCTGGGAAAAATTATCTGCCCCAACTATTTCTCAATAA
- a CDS encoding HmuY family protein, producing the protein MRINYKQALVAASAAVLTLVACGKDDEKPNIPAVAVSITDLAADTAAASGAGAKAPRYFTLDSQLLSKADTGKWDISFTGTYNGDVAAQNGKIALVDSAFDALTTVPHDTAFKYTKVGINGFGGAVGWYNYNMTSHVLTAQPNRTLVFKNRAGRYVKLQMVSLYKGNPEAPTRATPAPYLTFKYYVQVNGGKNLTTLK; encoded by the coding sequence ATGCGTATCAATTACAAGCAAGCATTAGTAGCAGCATCAGCGGCCGTTTTAACCTTAGTAGCGTGCGGCAAAGACGATGAAAAACCAAACATTCCGGCCGTTGCCGTTTCTATCACCGACCTCGCTGCCGATACGGCTGCAGCCAGTGGTGCGGGTGCCAAGGCTCCCCGCTACTTTACCCTCGACAGTCAACTGCTCTCTAAAGCGGATACCGGCAAATGGGATATCTCTTTCACGGGCACTTATAACGGTGACGTAGCTGCACAGAATGGTAAGATCGCGTTGGTAGATAGCGCATTTGACGCATTGACTACTGTTCCGCATGACACAGCATTTAAATATACCAAAGTAGGTATTAATGGCTTCGGTGGCGCAGTGGGCTGGTATAACTACAACATGACTTCACACGTTCTGACTGCACAGCCTAACCGTACATTGGTGTTTAAGAACCGTGCCGGCAGATATGTGAAACTGCAGATGGTTTCCCTGTACAAAGGCAATCCTGAAGCGCCTACCCGTGCAACACCTGCTCCGTACCTGACGTTTAAATACTACGTACAGGTAAACGGCGGCAAGAATCTTACAACACTTAAATAA
- a CDS encoding diacylglycerol kinase, with the protein MSIFKQTIRNRVRSFGYAFSGIVAFLKSEPNGRIHAVATVLVIAAGFYFDIGLMEWGLLVLVMGLVWITEILNTAIEKAMDHVAPGRHTMVKFVKDVAAAAVLIAAITAVVIGGIIFLPKIAEFL; encoded by the coding sequence ATGTCCATTTTTAAACAAACCATTCGCAACCGGGTACGAAGTTTTGGCTACGCCTTCAGCGGAATTGTCGCTTTTCTTAAAAGTGAGCCGAACGGGCGCATTCACGCGGTAGCCACTGTATTGGTCATTGCCGCAGGTTTTTATTTTGATATCGGGTTGATGGAATGGGGCTTGCTCGTGCTGGTGATGGGATTAGTATGGATTACCGAAATACTTAACACAGCCATCGAAAAAGCAATGGACCATGTTGCGCCCGGGCGGCATACTATGGTGAAATTCGTGAAGGACGTGGCAGCAGCGGCGGTACTTATTGCTGCCATCACCGCCGTGGTGATCGGTGGTATTATTTTCTTACCCAAAATAGCTGAATTTTTATGA
- a CDS encoding MBL fold metallo-hydrolase, producing the protein MIEIKYFTFNPFQENTYLLINDKNDCIIIDPGCYFENERTELQDYIANRGLKVARLLNTHCHIDHILGNTLVARTYNVGLEIHAADQVVLDRSPQVGAMYNIPFEPSVMPSAYLEDGDRIRFGDDELEVLFTPGHAPGHVVFYCAAQQFVIGGDVLFYQSIGRTDLPGCDHEALLRSIRTRLFTLPDEVKVYPGHGPATTIGYEKVNNPFLKD; encoded by the coding sequence ATGATTGAAATCAAATATTTCACTTTTAATCCTTTCCAGGAAAATACTTACCTGCTTATAAACGATAAAAACGACTGTATCATTATAGACCCGGGCTGTTATTTTGAGAATGAGCGCACAGAACTACAGGATTATATCGCCAACCGTGGGTTAAAGGTTGCCCGGCTGCTGAATACACATTGCCACATTGATCATATTTTGGGAAATACCCTGGTCGCCCGTACCTACAACGTAGGCCTCGAGATTCATGCCGCCGACCAGGTGGTGCTGGACCGCTCGCCGCAGGTAGGCGCCATGTACAACATTCCGTTCGAACCCTCTGTGATGCCATCGGCTTACCTGGAGGACGGCGACCGGATCAGGTTCGGGGATGACGAGCTGGAAGTACTGTTTACGCCCGGTCATGCACCGGGGCACGTAGTGTTTTACTGCGCTGCACAACAGTTTGTGATCGGGGGAGATGTACTATTTTACCAGAGCATCGGCCGCACCGACCTTCCCGGTTGCGACCACGAAGCGCTGCTAAGGTCCATCCGTACCAGGCTCTTTACCCTGCCGGATGAGGTCAAAGTATACCCGGGGCACGGTCCGGCGACGACTATCGGGTATGAGAAAGTGAATAATCCGTTTTTGAAGGATTAA
- a CDS encoding DUF1361 domain-containing protein, which produces MKARQLTYLLTRKYTLTDMTCVGAAFCLLLVTARTAYTRDAGYFFMVWNLFLGYVPFIISNAMARIPALVQRWWLLIPTLCCWILFLPNAPYMITDLFHLEPFGPVPQWFDLFLLCSFAFTGLMVGYLSMAQVKQLLQQRFDAGLRGFNLPVIWLCAIGVYIGRFLRWNSWDLFTRPLAVLSDLLGILFHPARYPGAWGFTFCMGCFMSILYYTAKKIPGRM; this is translated from the coding sequence ATGAAGGCACGACAGTTAACGTACCTGCTTACACGAAAATATACTTTAACCGACATGACCTGTGTTGGCGCCGCGTTTTGCCTGTTGCTCGTAACAGCACGCACGGCCTACACCCGCGATGCCGGTTACTTTTTTATGGTGTGGAATCTCTTTTTAGGATACGTACCTTTTATAATCAGTAATGCCATGGCCCGCATACCCGCCCTGGTACAGCGTTGGTGGCTGCTCATTCCCACCCTGTGCTGCTGGATACTGTTTTTGCCCAACGCTCCGTACATGATCACGGATTTGTTCCATCTTGAACCTTTTGGCCCTGTGCCGCAGTGGTTTGATTTGTTCCTGCTTTGCTCGTTTGCTTTTACGGGTTTGATGGTGGGTTACTTGTCAATGGCTCAGGTGAAGCAATTGTTACAGCAACGCTTCGATGCGGGCTTGCGTGGGTTTAACCTGCCAGTGATCTGGTTATGTGCGATTGGTGTGTATATCGGCCGTTTTTTACGTTGGAACAGCTGGGATTTGTTTACGCGTCCGCTCGCGGTGTTGAGCGATTTGCTGGGGATCTTGTTTCACCCGGCGCGGTATCCGGGAGCCTGGGGCTTTACTTTCTGTATGGGCTGTTTTATGAGTATCCTTTATTATACTGCAAAAAAAATCCCGGGCCGCATGTGA
- a CDS encoding DUF5686 and carboxypeptidase regulatory-like domain-containing protein, which yields MTAWKRILALMIGIVSFSGIQAQRYKVSGVVKDAHSQEVIPFATLQFLGTNEGMVTNEEGFYQFNLNGIPSDSLLVRVMGYQRTVMFVSRTDTAQLINFEISRSDVSLKQFEVKANVNFALLLLRQIIRRKPDNNYDKLDNYKYEVYNKLELDMKNLNTVKLSKNRFTKPFAFVLKNIDSTSETKPFLPVFLTESISDYYFQRSPRKEKEIIKASRTSGLDNESVTKFLGSMYQNINVYDNYIPVFDKQFVSPISNSGAMFYNYRITDTQYVASKRYIKLNFLPKRKGENVFVGEVWVQDSTYAVQKMSMSVPGDANINFVRRISLVQEFKPIYDSTQWFLAKDKFIVDFWTPSPKPTKTLEFIGRKTTSYEHVIVNDTAATNIFEEKKKYPQNIVIADSARKRDEDYWVQARHDSLTKNEVAIYKMVDTLQKMPLFQKYSNTIKFIATGYKAFGPLEWGPYWYLFSQNRLEGFRMRLDLGTTPQVHKDIYLYGYLAYGFGDQRFKGKMTGLWILDRSPRTYLYASYTRDLDNGATYYDEVGTDNIFSLAIRKQGVPQKFMMIDEKRLEFYKEYYNGFSHHLSVIHKQFMPFAPLPGKEYYPKDISGRTPLANSEVALKLRYAYREEFLEGNYYRYSLGSKYPVVEGRFAVGIPGVAGSNYSYEKVSLTVSDYWKVGALGTIYYNLFGGKVFGPALPYPLLEIHPGNEIYYYNKYAFNMMNRFEFLSDEYAGFNVEHTIGSGIFNYIPLVRKLKFRQFWTAKGVIGKLTEKNKQLNLNNGYAFKTLEGSPYLEVGTGVENILKFLRVDFVWRVAPGRKPGEEYNRTFGVFGSFKLSF from the coding sequence ATGACCGCATGGAAAAGAATTTTAGCGCTGATGATCGGCATTGTCAGTTTCTCAGGCATTCAGGCTCAACGATATAAGGTCAGTGGTGTGGTTAAAGATGCGCATTCCCAGGAAGTAATCCCCTTTGCAACTTTGCAGTTCCTAGGCACCAACGAGGGAATGGTCACCAACGAAGAAGGTTTTTATCAATTCAACCTGAACGGAATACCATCTGATTCATTACTTGTTAGAGTAATGGGATACCAGCGAACTGTAATGTTTGTTAGCCGTACCGATACGGCGCAGCTTATCAATTTTGAGATCAGCCGCTCCGATGTATCGCTTAAACAGTTCGAAGTAAAAGCGAACGTTAACTTTGCCTTGCTCCTGCTCCGACAAATCATTCGCCGTAAACCCGACAACAATTACGATAAACTAGACAACTACAAATACGAGGTATACAATAAGCTGGAGCTGGACATGAAAAACCTGAATACGGTTAAATTGTCGAAGAACCGCTTCACTAAACCTTTTGCTTTTGTACTGAAAAATATTGACAGCACTTCTGAAACCAAACCTTTCCTGCCGGTATTCCTGACGGAATCAATTTCTGATTACTACTTTCAACGCAGCCCGCGGAAAGAGAAAGAGATTATCAAAGCCAGCCGCACATCCGGCTTAGACAATGAAAGTGTAACAAAGTTCCTGGGCAGCATGTACCAGAACATAAACGTATACGACAACTACATCCCGGTATTCGATAAACAATTCGTAAGCCCGATCTCCAACAGCGGCGCCATGTTTTACAACTACCGCATTACCGATACGCAGTACGTGGCCAGCAAGCGGTACATCAAACTTAACTTCCTCCCGAAAAGAAAAGGAGAAAATGTGTTTGTGGGAGAAGTGTGGGTGCAGGACAGTACGTATGCAGTACAGAAAATGAGTATGTCGGTACCGGGTGATGCCAACATTAACTTTGTACGCCGCATTAGCCTGGTGCAGGAGTTTAAGCCGATTTACGACAGTACGCAGTGGTTCCTGGCAAAAGATAAGTTCATCGTCGACTTCTGGACGCCCAGCCCGAAACCGACGAAAACACTGGAGTTTATCGGCCGCAAAACCACCAGTTACGAACATGTGATCGTGAACGACACGGCCGCCACCAACATCTTCGAAGAGAAAAAGAAGTACCCGCAAAATATTGTGATCGCCGACAGCGCGCGTAAACGTGACGAAGATTACTGGGTGCAGGCCCGCCACGATTCCCTCACGAAAAACGAAGTAGCGATTTATAAGATGGTGGACACGCTGCAAAAAATGCCGCTGTTCCAGAAGTACTCCAACACGATCAAATTCATTGCTACCGGATACAAAGCTTTCGGTCCGCTGGAATGGGGCCCGTATTGGTACCTGTTCAGCCAAAACCGCCTCGAAGGCTTCCGTATGCGCCTCGACCTGGGCACGACGCCGCAGGTGCATAAAGACATTTATCTTTACGGCTACCTGGCGTACGGCTTCGGCGACCAGCGTTTCAAAGGTAAAATGACCGGGTTGTGGATACTGGACCGTTCACCACGCACTTACCTGTACGCCTCCTACACCCGCGACCTCGACAACGGCGCCACGTACTACGATGAGGTAGGTACCGACAACATCTTCTCGCTCGCCATCCGTAAACAAGGCGTTCCGCAGAAGTTTATGATGATCGACGAAAAGCGGCTCGAGTTCTATAAAGAATACTACAACGGCTTCTCTCACCACTTATCGGTGATACATAAACAATTCATGCCTTTTGCGCCCCTTCCGGGCAAGGAATACTATCCGAAGGACATCAGCGGACGCACGCCGTTAGCCAACTCGGAAGTGGCCTTAAAACTCCGTTATGCCTATCGCGAAGAGTTCCTGGAAGGCAACTACTACCGCTATAGCCTTGGCAGCAAATATCCTGTGGTGGAAGGCCGTTTCGCAGTAGGCATACCAGGCGTCGCCGGCAGCAACTACTCTTACGAAAAGGTATCACTCACCGTATCTGATTACTGGAAAGTAGGCGCATTGGGCACCATTTATTACAACTTGTTCGGCGGTAAAGTATTCGGTCCCGCATTGCCTTATCCCCTGCTGGAAATACATCCCGGTAACGAAATTTACTATTACAACAAGTACGCGTTTAACATGATGAACCGCTTCGAGTTCCTGAGTGATGAATACGCGGGCTTTAACGTAGAACATACGATCGGCAGCGGCATCTTCAACTACATACCGTTAGTGCGTAAACTGAAGTTCCGCCAGTTCTGGACGGCGAAAGGTGTGATCGGCAAACTCACTGAAAAGAACAAACAACTGAACCTGAATAACGGCTATGCTTTCAAAACACTGGAAGGCAGCCCGTACCTCGAAGTTGGTACCGGCGTGGAAAATATCCTGAAATTCCTGCGGGTAGATTTTGTGTGGCGAGTGGCGCCTGGCCGCAAACCCGGGGAGGAATACAATCGTACTTTCGGGGTGTTCGGAAGCTTCAAATTATCCTTCTAA
- a CDS encoding winged helix-turn-helix domain-containing protein yields MNPIGNLNKIFESRIRLGVMSVLMVNEEVNFNDLKEVLEVTDGNLASHLSTLEENGFLKVHKGFIGRKTNTTYSITKAGEKAFKGHIAALEQMIKFSQ; encoded by the coding sequence ATGAATCCGATCGGTAACCTAAATAAGATTTTCGAAAGCCGCATCCGCCTCGGCGTGATGAGCGTTCTGATGGTCAATGAAGAAGTAAACTTCAATGATCTCAAAGAAGTGTTGGAGGTAACAGACGGCAACCTGGCGTCGCACCTCAGCACGCTGGAGGAAAACGGGTTCCTGAAAGTGCATAAAGGTTTTATCGGTCGTAAAACAAATACTACATATTCTATTACCAAAGCAGGAGAGAAGGCCTTTAAAGGGCACATCGCCGCCTTGGAGCAAATGATCAAGTTTTCACAGTAA
- a CDS encoding B12-binding domain-containing radical SAM protein: MKIKMILPALTEAKSPYWRPIKYSLFPPLGLATLAGYCRADDEIDLQDEHVEELRTDDMPELVIIQVYITNAYRAYALADHYRKKGCYVCLGGLHVTSLPEEAMPHADSIFIGPGEDIFPAFLEDFRNKRPLPRYVSRIRTLQGVPKVRRDLIKRSYYLVPNSIVVTRGCPHHCDFCYKDAFFEGGRSFYTQTVDDALSEIDRLPGRHLYFLDDHLLGNQRFASGLFEGMKGMDRVFQGASTVDAILRGDLIEKAAEAGMRSVFIGFETLAQGNLLQSNKKQNLGKDYAAAIRRLHDLGIMINGSFVFGLDEDGPDVFKRTVDWAVQMGLTTCTFHILTPYPGTGLYKSMQAEGRLLHSNWDLYDTRNVVYKTRGLSAEQLKAGYDWSYKSFYSWSNIARASLQHDDIKHQLKHFAYAGGWKKFEPLWNFIIKNRHLNQMLPLLEAILSKVRNGPDRYSPQPVLQH; encoded by the coding sequence ATGAAAATTAAAATGATACTGCCGGCGCTTACAGAAGCAAAAAGCCCGTACTGGCGCCCTATCAAATACTCGTTGTTCCCTCCCCTGGGATTGGCCACGCTGGCCGGTTATTGCAGGGCCGACGATGAAATCGACCTGCAGGACGAGCATGTGGAGGAGCTGAGGACGGACGATATGCCCGAACTGGTGATCATACAGGTGTACATCACCAATGCTTACCGGGCGTATGCGCTGGCAGATCATTACCGCAAAAAGGGCTGCTATGTTTGCCTGGGCGGACTGCACGTTACATCCCTGCCGGAAGAGGCGATGCCGCATGCAGACAGTATTTTCATCGGACCGGGAGAAGATATTTTCCCAGCCTTCCTGGAAGATTTCCGGAACAAAAGGCCGCTACCTCGCTACGTATCCCGCATCAGAACGTTGCAGGGAGTACCTAAAGTTCGCCGCGACCTGATTAAACGTTCCTATTATCTCGTACCTAATTCCATTGTTGTAACCCGTGGCTGCCCGCATCACTGCGACTTCTGTTACAAGGATGCCTTCTTTGAAGGGGGACGATCTTTTTACACCCAGACCGTTGATGATGCATTGTCTGAAATCGATCGTCTCCCCGGGCGCCACCTGTATTTTCTCGACGATCATCTGTTGGGCAACCAACGTTTTGCATCCGGACTTTTCGAAGGTATGAAAGGTATGGACCGCGTGTTCCAGGGCGCGTCTACGGTGGATGCGATATTACGCGGCGACCTCATTGAGAAGGCGGCCGAAGCCGGTATGCGCAGTGTGTTCATAGGTTTTGAAACCCTGGCGCAGGGCAATCTTTTGCAAAGCAATAAAAAGCAAAACCTGGGCAAGGATTACGCCGCCGCGATCCGCCGCTTGCACGACCTTGGCATCATGATCAATGGCAGCTTCGTGTTCGGGCTGGACGAAGATGGGCCGGATGTGTTTAAACGTACGGTGGACTGGGCTGTTCAAATGGGGCTTACTACCTGCACGTTTCACATCCTCACACCTTACCCGGGCACTGGATTGTATAAAAGTATGCAGGCCGAAGGCCGTTTGCTGCACAGCAACTGGGATTTGTACGATACACGTAATGTCGTTTACAAAACCCGCGGCTTGTCGGCCGAACAGCTGAAGGCTGGCTACGACTGGAGTTATAAATCTTTTTATTCCTGGAGTAACATTGCCCGCGCCTCGCTGCAACACGACGATATCAAACACCAGCTGAAACACTTTGCTTACGCTGGTGGCTGGAAGAAATTTGAACCCTTGTGGAACTTCATTATAAAGAACCGCCATCTAAACCAAATGCTGCCACTGCTGGAGGCGATACTGTCCAAAGTAAGGAACGGGCCGGACAGGTATTCGCCCCAGCCAGTGCTGCAGCATTGA